The nucleotide sequence ggctttaaaagtcaacaccaacactttgaattgtgcttggaaacatgctgggagccaatgtaggtctttcaagactgttgttatgcggtctcggcggccgcccccagtcaccagtctagctgccacattctggattagttgtagtttccgggtcaccttcaaaggtagccccacatagagcgcattgcagtagcccaagcgggagataactagagcatgcaccactctggtgagacagtccacgggcaggtagggtctcagcctgcgtaccaggtggagctggtagacagctgccctggacacagaattgacctgcgcctccacggacagctctgagtccaaaatgactcccaggctgcgcacctggtccttcaggggcacagttaccccattcaggaccagggagtcctccacaccagcccgccccctgtccccccaaaacagtacttctgtcttgtcaggattcaacctcaatccattagccgccatccatcctccaaccgcctccaggcactcacacaggaccttcaccgccttcactggttctgatttgaaactCGGATCAGTTATCTCATTTCTCTTCTGAGTGAATTTGTGGATGAGAATTGAGGATGCGTTGCAATGCCTAACCcaacaattcaggaatctttgttttccttttccgtGATGTGTAGTGAGGTTTATTTTGAAAGGGTACCGCAAGGGAGAGCAGGCCTCATCTTGGGCACAGACAGTTACTCCTTGCTACCTCATGACCCTTCAGCTGAAAAACCAGATCTAGGAGTATCCCTAAGCTTCAGATTTGCTTCTAAAGGGGGAAGAGAAACCCAGTCTCAAAGTCGCCAGCACCCCTAGCAATAGTGCATCCATCTTGGATTAAGTTTCAGTACATTCACTTACAGCAATTCCAAAACAGACCTCATGATTAAATGAAACAAATTCTGCATTCCTTAACAGTTCTGTGGTTTATCTGCTCTATGGATTCTCTGATGTTTGGTGAGATTTGTCTTGTGGGTGAAGTTCTTACCACACTCCGAGCatgtatatggtttctccccgctGTGAATCCGTTGGTGGGAAGCGAGGTATTTGCTAGTACTGaacctctttccacactccagacatttgtacggtttctcccctgtgtgggttctctgatgaGAAGTGAAGTCTGAActctgacggaagctctttccgcactccgaGCACTTAAATGGCTTCCCCCTCGTGTGGATTCGTTGGTGAGCTGTGAGGTATTTGTTgctactgaagctcttcccacattccaaacaattatacggtttctcccctgtgtggagaGTTTGGTGCGAAATCAGACTGGTGCTGAAaaagaaactctttccacactctaagcATTTAAAAGAtttttcccctgtgtggattTTCTGATGTGAACTGTGGTTGGTTCTATGACTAAACCTCTTTCCACACACCAAGCACACATAcggcttctctcctgtgtggattctctgatgtgaACGGAGGTTTCTGCGATCGCTAAAccgctttccacactccaaacatttatagggtttctcccccgtgtggataaTTTGATGTGAAGTAAGGCTGGCGCTCGtactgaaactcttcccacactccacacacttatagggtttctctcccgtgtgaagTTGTTGATGGTGAGTGAGGCTTGTGCTATGATTAAacctctttccgcactccaaacatttatagggtttctcccctgtgtggattttcTGATGTGCAGTGAGGTTAGTCTGCTGGCTAAAACTTTTTCCACACCTCAAGCAcggatacggtttctcccctgtgtgagttcgttgatgggTAGTGAGATTTATCTTCTGCCTGaaactctttccgcactccacacatttaaaaggtttttctCCCGTGTGGACTCTTTGATGAGAAGTCAGGTACTTGCTGctgctgaagctcttcccacactccaaacacttatatggtttttcccctctGTGAATATTCTGGTGGGCAACAAGGCCATCCCTCTTATTAAAACActtcccacactccaaacatttaaacggtttctcccctgtgtggattctctgatgtgaAGTGAGATACTTGCTGTTGCTGAAGCACTTTCCGCACTCCAAGCAtttgtatggtttctcccctgtgtggattttttGATGTGAAGTAAGAGCATCTCTCCtgttaaagctctttccacactccaggcatttaaatggtttctctcctgtgtggattctctgatgaatCGTGAGATACTTACAAGTGCTGAaacactttccacactccaagcatttatagggcttctcccctgtgtggattctgtgatgggaagtgaggcttgtgctctgactgaagctctgtccgcactccatgcatttatatggtttctcacctgtgtggattctctggtgttTTCTAAGGGTTGACTTATCGCTGAAGCTTTTGTTACAGTCCGaacatttaaatggcttctcccctgtgtggattttcCAATGAGCAATGTGGCTCAATTTGCAGGTAAAGCTTTCTCCACACACAAGGcactggctcctttcctctccttcgGCTATTTTTTCTTGGACTGGGATTTCAGAAATCTCAGCGCTCTGAAAAGCAGAGGATTCGCTTAGTATGTGTTTCACTTCAGGTTttcttctcccttcttcctcctcttcacatCCGGTTCTGTCTAACAACACCCTGTGTGGTTCATCTtcattctccctctctttcctgccgtgtcctggaagaagaagaataataaattttatttatatcccgccctccccagccaaacccgggctcagggcggctaacaacaatcaaataatctaatattctaaaaacatttcattataaaaattaattaaaatcaaattgatggcaaccgttaagcaaaattctgtgcagattgccagaggagggagtcaggctgtgccctgaccaaaggcctggtggaacagctctgtctagcaggccctgcagaaagatgtcaggtcccgcagggccctagtgaTGGGATGCTGTGATTTTACACATGACTGTGGCTTGATGGGAAGTCTTGCACATGACTGTGGCCTGATGGGAAATCTTGCTTCTAAGCTTCGCTTCTGTACACGATACTGCACAAACCGTTCTAATACTAAGACATTCACTCATCACCTtagaatgttcagttcacattcagTTCAGGAAAAACATTGTACTTTGACCTGTTCTTAAATGCATAGTTGATCACATCTACGGAACGTGCTTATTATGCTCTTTTAAGTCTCTTATATTAATCATTAGTAATTATTTTAAGTCCTACTATATTAATCACAagttataatttaattaggaggttttcatgcctgtctagttttgtgctccctttcccagcctttaatctattggTGATTAATGACTATATGCAACCCTTTGCTTTGTACTTGTGTTGACCAATCAGCAATAAGCACATacgtggcaatgctgtaatattcaataaaagggtcTCCTCGAGACTTGCTCGAGAGGTGCCTCCCATATGACGCTCACCACTCGTCTGTCGTTATTTCAACCTAacaccctagtctcttgtgacagagtgtttaGGAGAGACAATTAATTAGTAACAGCCCAAATGGGAAATAAGAGTCTGATATCAAAGAAGGAGCACAGGGTGGACAACCTTTTTCGTGGCAAGGGTCAGAACAGTGAGTACCTCTTTGTAATTTTGACAaatgacagggccttttcggtggtggctccccaataGTGGAAATGCCCTCCCTAGTGAAGTGAGCCTGCCTCTATCATTATTATCTTTCAGGAGGAATccgaaaacattcctgttttgcaaaacaacaaagcaTGGGACAGAGTGAGGGAGATATTTatggaacaacaatgggatatctGCTCCGCCCAAggaaacagcaacaaccaggaaaagatagaaataacattttataaggacaggaagaaacaccacggacagaataattgccacacacaggaagaacaaggatatggTTTGAGGGCTTCACTTGTAGTTTTGTAAATCATTTAAGGTGTCAATACGAAtataagttattaatattgcagttgctgtataagggattattatgatgaccggaatgtaattgaaatttataagattttggaacgcagaaaaaaaataaaatcatcaaaccatcaattctaacACACCTTATCTAAATtacataatttggtatttgaacgattggtattagtaattgtattataaattggtattgttataatgaggctattattggattataattgaaaactaataaaaattattatcaaaaaagaaaaaaaagattcctgttcacccaggcatttggtggctgaaaaatactgctcctggcaacctcGAGATCACTGAAGTAGGTTTTAATTGTAATTTAGGCGGTCCCTGAGGtagcctggacctaagttgtttggGGCTTTGCAAACTAATACAAGGACCTTAAAACCTGGTTCGGGATCAGACGGGCATGTACAGGATTGCGCTGTTAAGTTGCTAAAATTcatgccagccttccccaaacgaCAGGTGTTGttgagactacagctcccatcatccttgattgctggccatgctggctaaggatgatggggattgtagtccgaCAAGAGAAGTACTCAAGATTGAGGGGAGTTTGCTTTCAGGCAAACCTCTCCCCTCGCCCTTTTAGAATACAAAGGAGAAGCAAGGAAATTGAGGGaaggttctttcatatgtgggccacctgtaaaagggtaaaaaaagTATTGGGAAACAATCcacaatgaattggggggggggggaatgtttaaaagcactttcACCCAAAAAAACAGAGTCTTTTTTCTTGGGGATTattcagacagaaattcccaggtgtcaaaaaaggttatttatgtatgccactactccggcctgtgttttgtttgcccaa is from Podarcis muralis chromosome 2, rPodMur119.hap1.1, whole genome shotgun sequence and encodes:
- the LOC114592461 gene encoding uncharacterized protein LOC114592461, which codes for MDPDQREAVEEEKPGIVAFLGHGRKERENEDEPHRVLLDRTGCEEEEEGRRKPEVKHILSESSAFQSAEISEIPVQEKIAEGEERSQCLVCGESFTCKLSHIAHWKIHTGEKPFKCSDCNKSFSDKSTLRKHQRIHTGEKPYKCMECGQSFSQSTSLTSHHRIHTGEKPYKCLECGKCFSTCKYLTIHQRIHTGEKPFKCLECGKSFNRRDALTSHQKIHTGEKPYKCLECGKCFSNSKYLTSHQRIHTGEKPFKCLECGKCFNKRDGLVAHQNIHRGEKPYKCLECGKSFSSSKYLTSHQRVHTGEKPFKCVECGKSFRQKINLTTHQRTHTGEKPYPCLRCGKSFSQQTNLTAHQKIHTGEKPYKCLECGKRFNHSTSLTHHQQLHTGEKPYKCVECGKSFSTSASLTSHQIIHTGEKPYKCLECGKRFSDRRNLRSHQRIHTGEKPYVCLVCGKRFSHRTNHSSHQKIHTGEKSFKCLECGKSFFFSTSLISHQTLHTGEKPYNCLECGKSFSSNKYLTAHQRIHTRGKPFKCSECGKSFRQSSDFTSHQRTHTGEKPYKCLECGKRFSTSKYLASHQRIHSGEKPYTCSECGKNFTHKTNLTKHQRIHRADKPQNC